One stretch of Armigeres subalbatus isolate Guangzhou_Male chromosome 2, GZ_Asu_2, whole genome shotgun sequence DNA includes these proteins:
- the LOC134217706 gene encoding derlin-1, producing MSDIQTWYKQVPLFTRLWLSATVGISLLSRFGILPPQYLILQTYPLFKQFQLWRPMTAVFFYPLNPATGFHFMLNCFFLYNYSLRLETEQFKQKPGDYFFLLCFNWILCVLIGLLIDLPILMDPMVLSVLYVWCKLNKDVIVNFWFGTRFKAMYLPWVLLGMNLILSSGSIFSIVGILVGHAYYFLKFIYPQELGGPSLIETPLFIKRYFPDVSGGVHGFGVPPVGQRANPQQQQQQGNGFGFRHAWGRGHVLGRD from the exons ATGAGCGACATTCAAACCTGGTACAAACAGGTGCCTCTGTTTACCCGACTGTGGCTGTCGGCTACCGTCGGAATCAGCTTACTGTCCCGCTTCGGAATCCTACCGCCTCAGTACCTGATTCTACAGACGTACCCTCTATTCAAACAATTCCAG TTATGGAGACCGATGACAGCGGTGTTTTTCTACCCGTTGAATCCGGCCACCGGATTTCACTTCATGTTGAACTGCTTTTTCCTGTACAACTACTCGCTCCGCCTTGAGACGGAACAATTCAAGCAAAAACCTGGAGACTACTTTTTCCTGCTTTGTTTCAACTGGATTCTATGTGTGTTGATTGGTCTGCTCATTGACCTTCCG ATCTTGATGGATCCGATGGTGTTATCCGTGTTATATGTTTGGTGTAAACTGAACAAGGATGTGATCGTTAATTTCTGGTTTGGTACCCGTTTCAAAGCCATGTACTTGCCTTGGGTTCTTTTGGGAATGAACCTGATTCTTTCTTCTGG AAGTATCTTTTCAATCGTTGGCATTTTGGTGGGTCACGCTTACTACTTCTTGAAGTTCATCTACCCACAAGAGCTCGGAGGACCTAGCTTGATTGAAACTCCTTTGTTCAT TAAACGCTACTTCCCCGATGTCTCCGGTGGAGTGCACGGTTTCGGTGTACCTCCAGTTGGGCAGCGAGCAAAcccacaacaacaacagcagcagggCAATGGTTTTGGATTCCGGCATGCATGGGGGCGTGGTCATGTATTAGGTCGCGATTAA